In Trueperaceae bacterium, the genomic window AGCGGCATCGCCGACGGGAACAAGGCGAGGGTCTACATCAGTCGTGAGCTCGCCGAGCACGTGCAGGTGAACTTCACTGACGCGGACACGGGCGAGGCGCTGACGCACACGCTCGGCGTGGTGCTCGGCAAGCTGCGGGTGATCGAGGGCGACGCCGCGAACTACCCGGCGCTGCCGCCGGGCAGCGTGCCGGTAGCGAAGATCAGCAAGGCCGCCGGCGTCGTGAGCGTCGACGCGGCGGAGGACGACGCGCCGGTCGTGCGGGGAGGCGGCGGGGGAGGCGGCGGGGGAGGCGGGAACGCCTACTACGACCTCCAACTGGGCTACCCCGGCGCGCCCGACGCCGGCGCGATCGACATGGTGCTCGTGCCGCGCGCGGTCACGATCGACGACGCGGACCCCGGCGAGGTGCACGTCGGCGTGAACCCGACAGACGGCACGGCCGTCATCGACATCGAGGTGAACGGGTCGAGCGTCGGCAGCATCAGCATCACGACCGCCGGAGCCGTTACCTGGAGTCTCGCTGCCGACATCGAGCTCAGCGCCGGCGACACGCTCGCGCTCGTCGCGCCCTCCCCGGCGGACTCGACGCTCGCCGACGTGATCGTCGCGTTCAAGGGGGTGGCGGCGTGAGCCCGCTCATCCGCAGCGTGGGCCTGCGCCGGGGCGGGACGTTCACGCCGCCCGTGCAGGACTTCACGCCCGCCGACCTGCCCGGCCTGTACGTGTGGCTGGACGCGAGCGACGCCGGCACGCTCACCATCGACTCCGGAACCGTCTCGGCGTGGGCGGACCGGAGTGGCAACGCTCGGCACGCGTCACAGGGCACGACCGCGATCCGGCCCACCCTCCAAGCCGCCGGGTTGAACGGCCTGCCGACCGTCAGGTTCGACGGCGTGGACGACCGGATGGTCCTGGCCGGCTTCACGCACCTGACGACGTTGACGGTGGCCGTGGTCGCGCGCCCAACCAACCTCTCAGGGTTCCGCGCCCTGGTTGGGAGGACCGAGGACAGCCCGTGGCGGCACAACTGGGTCGTCGGACTGGACAGCGCGAAGCATCTGCTGCTCTACTACAACGGCAGCGTCTATCCGCGCGCCGGGGCCGCCGATGCCGTCACCGTGAACACCGCGTACGTCTTCACCAGCCGCCTCGACAGCAGCCCCGCCGCTCACCTCTGGCAGGACGGTGAGCTTCAGAACCTCGCGGTGGACACGATCGCGCCGTCCCCCGCGAACTTCGGCGCCGGCGTTCTCGGCGCCAGCGACGGCGGCACCGCGAGCTTCTGGGCGGGTGACATCAGTGAGGTCGTGATCACCAGCGGCGCCCTGAGCGACGAGGACGTCGCGGCGTTGAACGCGTACCTCCTGAGCAAGTGGGGCATCTAGCATCTAGGGCGGCGGCTAGACGGTCCCTGAACGGCCTGGGACTGTCAGCGCGCGCCGCCACCTGACCGGCCGCCCGTCGACGCGCTCGGCGAGGCCGCGATCGGCGAGGGCCGCTAGGCGCTTGTGCGCGTTCGACCGCTCCACGCCCGCCAGGTCGGCGAGCTGGGCGGTGGTCAAAGGCTCGTCGGTCAACGCGTCGAGCAGCGCGCGGTTCGAGGCGATCGACTCACGCGACGCGGCGGGCACGTACTTCACGAGCGGATCGAGGAGCGCCCGGCCTGCTTCGGTCACCGTCCATTTCCGACCTTCCTTGGCGACCAATCCGCGCCGCTCGAGGTTTCGAAGGCTGGCGCTCGTCGACTGTGTGTGCCGCCGGCCTAGGAGGCGCGTCAGCTCGGTCGTCGTGGCGCCCTCCGCCTGGTAGAGGAGCGTGAGCAGTTGCCTCGTCTGGGCGTCCAGGTCGGGCACGAACCCAGGGATACCCCCAAGAGGGGGAGAGCTGGCGTGAAGAAAGTCAGACCCCTGTAAGAATCCCGTGAGTAATCTCCTCATCAGACCCTAATCGGGGTCTGCACTATCCGCCCAGCCCCGCCATCATCCATCCCCTCGGGGCCGGGCAAAATGAGGAGGACGCAATGCGTCAAGGCAA contains:
- a CDS encoding MarR family transcriptional regulator, coding for MPDLDAQTRQLLTLLYQAEGATTTELTRLLGRRHTQSTSASLRNLERRGLVAKEGRKWTVTEAGRALLDPLVKYVPAASRESIASNRALLDALTDEPLTTAQLADLAGVERSNAHKRLAALADRGLAERVDGRPVRWRRALTVPGRSGTV
- a CDS encoding LamG-like jellyroll fold domain-containing protein — its product is MGLRRGGTFTPPVQDFTPADLPGLYVWLDASDAGTLTIDSGTVSAWADRSGNARHASQGTTAIRPTLQAAGLNGLPTVRFDGVDDRMVLAGFTHLTTLTVAVVARPTNLSGFRALVGRTEDSPWRHNWVVGLDSAKHLLLYYNGSVYPRAGAADAVTVNTAYVFTSRLDSSPAAHLWQDGELQNLAVDTIAPSPANFGAGVLGASDGGTASFWAGDISEVVITSGALSDEDVAALNAYLLSKWGI